The following coding sequences are from one Clostridioides difficile ATCC 9689 = DSM 1296 window:
- a CDS encoding helix-turn-helix domain-containing protein translates to MSRNELTNKIGCSVHAIAKYEQNQRIPSLDMIRKIATALSIAINKLIVEENDLDTLTNNNINLKVFDKELDLVIHILENYGYDIKTDYKKSLKLQIMQIQ, encoded by the coding sequence ATGTCAAGGAATGAACTAACCAACAAGATTGGTTGTTCAGTTCATGCTATAGCTAAATATGAGCAAAATCAAAGAATACCTAGTTTAGATATGATAAGAAAAATAGCTACTGCTTTATCAATTGCTATAAATAAACTCATTGTTGAAGAAAATGATTTAGATACTTTAACAAATAATAATATTAATTTAAAAGTATTTGATAAAGAGTTGGATTTAGTAATTCACATATTAGAAAATTATGGTTATGATATAAAAACAGACTATAAAAAAAGTTTGAAATTACAGATAATGCAGATACAATAA
- a CDS encoding DnaB-like helicase C-terminal domain-containing protein, with translation MNNINDEINEGAKTRIKFLENIIGGLYGGELTPIAVKSRRGKIALALQILRNVILQGKKVFFISREMSNIQILFRNIASLTGISIVKMKNKNLDDDEIVKYIQVLSIINQENNLYINDSVNTISGIKREIKSIKSSLVIIDYLQILDYEAKEIGETKFADLSEQVKNITLKFNISVVQFAQLSTYA, from the coding sequence TTGAATAATATAAATGATGAAATAAATGAAGGTGCTAAGACTAGAATAAAGTTCCTAGAGAATATTATAGGAGGTTTATATGGTGGTGAACTAACTCCAATAGCAGTTAAAAGTAGAAGAGGAAAAATAGCATTAGCTTTACAAATACTTAGAAATGTAATACTTCAAGGTAAGAAAGTATTTTTTATAAGTAGAGAAATGAGTAATATACAGATTTTGTTTAGAAATATAGCATCACTAACTGGAATATCAATTGTAAAAATGAAGAATAAAAACTTAGATGATGATGAAATAGTCAAATATATACAAGTTTTAAGTATAATAAATCAAGAAAATAATCTTTATATAAATGACTCTGTAAATACAATATCAGGGATAAAGCGAGAAATAAAGAGTATTAAATCTAGTTTAGTAATAATTGATTATTTGCAAATTTTGGATTATGAAGCTAAAGAAATAGGAGAAACTAAATTTGCTGACTTATCAGAGCAAGTAAAAAATATTACTTTAAAATTTAATATATCAGTTGTTCAATTTGCTCAATTAAGTACATATGCATAG
- a CDS encoding UvrD-helicase domain-containing protein codes for MGKIEPNQEDRIYEDLYQGNSAEGKVCEWIEEAINDDCYVGQHRFKIETRECDIAMVIPNRGILIIEVKGYTVEMIDHMSSNFIIHVKKEYENERFKTGERHPAEQANDYVFTMMRDFSGFLKRNNICLPICKIGRMAAMPNMTDKEYEELYLDYCYSTKLVITKDWFKNKNIFYHRFINALNIIFNSISSEVDFDDSYYNIARRYILLGERKKYVDLCKEQLKREEELGIDFIIDNTNEEVDQLCKSNEVNDEEMELIKFSSVLQEELTESHKLSKIIPYSKLRIVKTGCEIEPLLEICCNERKEGIKQFLILVNFTRDEKEKILLEYEKRFLNKYKENELLFLFNMYFIDLSNDDTSIDNLFSNHDNIEIINGERIEEIVKIKPDNFIVQEFTPKDLLDQALWNILCIADNFTSFNFDQYIVEHSPLRQNIVVTASAGTGKTYTMVDRVSFVAHMEIIYRNSKESISDLISMITFTNNSTDEMKERLMKHFMQYFELTHNKVYMDLLEQLGRMKIKTIDSFTKYILSKFAHLLGLSNSFSLKSGKFELENILRKYINDEITKEIIDDFHNINIYEIANHILALRSFLINRKIQFDKIKHASIVGPDVGKGTIRMKNFIESVLISTNSEYDSFNCSQNFISMNELVIQLEKVKNKLIKTSCVNNTKENYEKYLFIDEFQDTDNKQIQLIRFFADYFNIALFVVGDEKQCIYGFRGAERTSFLELTCVDTNFQQRNWISCFLRKNYRTEEPLVKKINEVFSKMPNDFFPYQNKDKLVAQKGIGRIYSGCYEQFKYSENNLIELVDNCVKRMKKNNEDGQIAILTRNNYEVDQIRALFGENKEYEIKFDNGGLFYNTDAVIDFYKLVEFLMDTEDGAKRYSILETPYSDFRIKESKIKLYQAYEKMDVETFEIIRSGNNHVSLRKYYDVLYNYGKKHPNLKNSPSLKILRMIVNEIKPWEHYVPERYKTVDFNDICNQNKLIEARNEYRQNLFQLFQKLIDDNKTDYLTLNKIHQILTIGIFAMQDIDIDLPKNNFFGEKISVLCTTVHKSKGLQYHTVIMPFTMNDITESRGSTQFIYREDTNEIYMQLKEADGKCLIYESTNFDCENNKKNETIQSEELRILYVALTRSKKFFYFMVDEERFEKNNTSKKNCWAHYLM; via the coding sequence ATGGGAAAGATTGAACCTAATCAAGAGGACCGTATATATGAAGATTTATACCAGGGAAATAGCGCTGAAGGTAAGGTATGTGAATGGATAGAAGAAGCTATTAATGATGATTGCTATGTAGGACAACATAGATTTAAGATTGAGACAAGAGAATGTGATATTGCTATGGTTATACCAAATAGAGGCATATTAATAATAGAAGTAAAGGGCTATACTGTAGAAATGATTGATCATATGTCAAGTAATTTTATTATACATGTAAAGAAAGAGTATGAAAATGAAAGATTTAAAACTGGTGAAAGGCATCCAGCAGAACAAGCAAATGATTATGTATTTACAATGATGAGAGATTTTTCAGGTTTTTTAAAAAGGAATAACATATGTTTACCAATATGTAAAATAGGACGAATGGCAGCAATGCCTAATATGACAGATAAAGAGTATGAGGAATTATACTTGGATTATTGTTATTCAACAAAACTTGTAATCACAAAAGATTGGTTTAAGAATAAAAATATATTTTACCATCGTTTTATAAATGCACTTAATATAATTTTTAATTCTATAAGCAGTGAAGTAGATTTCGATGATAGTTATTATAATATTGCGAGAAGGTATATTCTTTTAGGTGAACGTAAAAAATATGTAGATCTATGTAAAGAGCAACTTAAGCGAGAAGAAGAATTGGGTATTGATTTTATAATAGACAATACTAATGAAGAAGTAGATCAACTTTGCAAATCGAATGAAGTTAATGATGAAGAAATGGAATTGATAAAATTTTCTTCTGTTTTACAAGAAGAATTAACGGAATCACATAAACTATCTAAAATTATTCCTTATTCTAAATTACGTATAGTTAAGACAGGTTGTGAAATAGAACCACTTTTGGAGATTTGTTGTAATGAACGTAAAGAAGGAATAAAGCAGTTTCTAATATTAGTTAATTTTACAAGAGATGAGAAAGAAAAAATATTGTTAGAATATGAAAAAAGATTTTTAAATAAGTATAAGGAAAATGAACTGTTATTTTTATTCAATATGTATTTTATAGATTTATCTAATGATGATACAAGCATTGACAATCTATTTAGTAATCATGATAATATTGAAATTATTAATGGAGAGAGAATAGAAGAGATTGTCAAAATAAAACCTGACAATTTTATTGTACAAGAATTTACACCAAAAGATCTGTTAGATCAAGCTTTGTGGAATATATTATGTATTGCAGATAATTTTACTTCATTTAATTTTGATCAGTATATAGTTGAACATTCACCTCTTCGTCAAAACATTGTTGTAACTGCAAGTGCTGGTACAGGAAAGACATATACTATGGTTGATCGAGTTTCATTTGTTGCACATATGGAGATTATTTATAGAAACTCTAAGGAATCTATTAGTGATCTAATCTCTATGATAACATTTACTAATAATTCAACAGATGAGATGAAGGAACGATTAATGAAACATTTTATGCAGTACTTTGAGTTAACACATAATAAAGTATATATGGATTTATTAGAACAATTAGGTAGAATGAAAATTAAAACAATAGATTCATTTACAAAATATATTTTATCTAAATTTGCTCATTTATTAGGTCTTTCTAATAGTTTCTCATTAAAAAGCGGAAAGTTTGAATTAGAGAATATTTTAAGAAAATATATTAATGATGAGATAACTAAGGAAATTATAGATGATTTCCATAATATAAATATTTATGAAATTGCTAATCATATTCTTGCTTTGCGTTCGTTTCTTATTAATCGAAAGATTCAATTTGATAAAATAAAACATGCTTCTATTGTGGGACCTGATGTAGGGAAGGGAACTATTCGTATGAAAAATTTTATAGAGTCTGTACTTATTTCTACAAATAGTGAATATGATAGTTTTAATTGTAGTCAAAACTTTATTTCGATGAATGAATTAGTTATTCAATTAGAGAAGGTCAAAAATAAATTGATAAAAACTAGTTGTGTTAATAATACTAAAGAAAATTATGAAAAATACTTGTTTATAGATGAATTTCAAGATACAGATAATAAACAGATACAATTAATAAGATTTTTTGCGGACTATTTCAATATTGCACTTTTTGTTGTTGGAGATGAAAAACAGTGTATTTATGGATTCAGAGGAGCAGAAAGAACTTCATTTTTAGAACTTACATGTGTAGATACTAACTTTCAACAAAGAAATTGGATATCATGTTTTCTAAGAAAAAATTATAGAACAGAGGAACCCTTAGTAAAAAAAATAAATGAAGTGTTTTCTAAAATGCCAAATGATTTTTTCCCTTATCAAAATAAAGATAAATTAGTAGCTCAAAAAGGAATTGGAAGAATTTATTCAGGGTGTTATGAACAATTTAAATATAGTGAAAATAACTTAATAGAACTCGTAGATAATTGTGTTAAAAGAATGAAAAAAAATAATGAAGATGGACAAATTGCTATTTTAACAAGAAATAATTATGAGGTTGATCAAATACGTGCTTTGTTTGGAGAGAATAAAGAATATGAAATTAAATTTGATAATGGTGGATTATTTTATAATACTGATGCTGTTATTGATTTTTATAAATTAGTTGAGTTTTTGATGGATACAGAAGATGGTGCTAAACGATATAGTATTTTAGAAACTCCTTATAGTGATTTCAGAATTAAAGAATCGAAAATAAAGCTATATCAAGCTTATGAAAAAATGGATGTTGAAACCTTTGAAATAATTAGGTCTGGAAATAATCATGTATCTTTACGAAAATATTATGATGTATTATATAATTATGGGAAAAAACATCCAAATTTAAAGAATAGCCCAAGTTTAAAGATCCTTCGAATGATTGTTAATGAAATTAAACCATGGGAACACTATGTACCAGAAAGATATAAAACTGTTGATTTTAATGATATATGTAACCAGAATAAGCTCATTGAAGCTAGAAATGAGTATCGTCAAAATTTATTTCAGTTATTTCAAAAATTAATAGATGATAATAAAACAGACTATTTAACACTTAATAAGATACATCAAATTTTAACTATTGGTATTTTTGCAATGCAAGATATTGATATTGATTTGCCTAAAAATAATTTTTTTGGAGAAAAAATAAGTGTATTATGTACAACAGTACATAAATCTAAAGGTCTTCAGTATCATACAGTAATCATGCCATTTACAATGAATGATATAACAGAGTCAAGAGGATCAACACAATTTATTTATAGAGAAGATACAAATGAGATCTATATGCAATTAAAAGAAGCTGATGGAAAGTGTCTAATTTATGAATCAACCAATTTTGATTGTGAAAATAATAAGAAAAATGAAACTATACAATCAGAAGAATTAAGAATTTTATATGTTGCATTAACACGTTCAAAAAAATTTTTTTACTTTATGGTGGATGAAGAAAGATTTGAAAAAAATAATACTTCTAAAAAAAATTGTTGGGCACATTATCTAATGTAA
- a CDS encoding helix-turn-helix domain-containing protein: MIILQIGKNLKKIRKQKELTQIQLAEISDISRNALINYENDKRIPNIDTLSKLAKALKIEKTIFYFDIENEVITNEDVLYFLQSLFPEEYYSFDEFLNAISNLMEDDDIRITSSLLLGAWSDKDQYYKLGEKLELNENQVYNWILSDCISNTELDFSLHPDDIKEIIKNDVLTKQSIDELLDIGLSEENIETIYDYFSDSTDNGSNIRLKKLISQKENITIKNNDYFKLLQENNELKEKNEKLENTLKEIKKLLTKI, translated from the coding sequence GTGATAATATTGCAAATTGGAAAAAACTTAAAAAAGATAAGAAAACAAAAAGAACTAACACAGATTCAACTTGCTGAAATTAGTGACATCTCAAGAAATGCTCTAATAAATTATGAAAATGATAAAAGAATACCTAATATAGATACCTTATCAAAACTCGCTAAAGCTTTGAAAATTGAAAAGACTATCTTTTATTTTGATATTGAAAATGAAGTAATTACTAATGAAGATGTTTTATACTTTTTACAGTCTTTATTCCCAGAAGAATACTATTCTTTTGATGAATTTTTAAATGCTATTTCAAATCTTATGGAAGATGATGATATTAGAATTACCTCAAGTTTATTGCTAGGTGCTTGGTCTGATAAAGACCAATATTATAAACTTGGTGAAAAATTAGAACTAAATGAAAATCAAGTTTATAATTGGATACTTTCAGATTGTATATCTAATACTGAATTAGATTTTTCATTACATCCTGATGACATAAAAGAAATTATTAAAAATGATGTTCTTACAAAACAATCAATTGATGAATTATTAGATATTGGTCTATCAGAAGAAAATATAGAAACAATCTATGATTACTTTAGTGACTCAACAGATAATGGAAGTAATATTCGACTAAAAAAATTAATATCTCAAAAAGAAAATATTACTATTAAAAATAATGATTACTTTAAATTATTACAAGAAAATAACGAATTAAAGGAAAAAAATGAAAAGCTTGAAAATACACTTAAAGAAATAAAAAAACTACTAACTAAAATATAA
- a CDS encoding Fic family protein encodes MNKSYIPKYTHKFPTNLPHGDKKYTLTYIRRMISEFVYDMGNLENNPFTFPEVQTLLDGITVGGHKLSDQNQILNIKSSWDYVIKLSNKEKLSLNKDTICSIHKIVAKDEALIVGDFRNGNIGIAGTTQYECIEPTLLNDLFVNDINIINKITNPLEKAIIINLWLSYCQFFYDGNKRTARLTSNLILISNDIGVLSIPAKHKQEYNTLMLNFYETLEGDEVIKFLLEKCITFFDEYNYKSYKELFKNGN; translated from the coding sequence ATGAATAAATCATATATACCAAAATACACACATAAATTCCCTACTAATCTACCTCATGGAGATAAAAAATATACTTTAACATACATTAGAAGAATGATAAGTGAATTTGTATATGATATGGGTAACCTAGAAAATAACCCCTTCACATTCCCAGAAGTACAAACATTACTTGATGGTATAACAGTAGGTGGACATAAATTAAGTGACCAAAATCAAATACTAAATATAAAATCATCATGGGATTATGTAATAAAATTAAGTAACAAAGAAAAATTATCTTTAAATAAAGATACAATTTGCTCTATACATAAAATAGTTGCAAAAGATGAAGCTCTAATCGTTGGAGATTTCAGAAATGGTAATATAGGTATAGCTGGTACTACCCAATATGAGTGCATAGAACCCACTCTATTAAATGATTTATTTGTAAATGACATAAATATCATAAATAAAATAACTAACCCCTTAGAAAAGGCTATAATAATAAATTTATGGTTGTCCTATTGTCAATTCTTCTATGATGGCAACAAAAGAACTGCTAGACTTACCTCAAACCTAATACTTATAAGTAATGATATAGGAGTTCTATCAATACCAGCTAAACATAAACAAGAATACAACACATTAATGCTAAACTTCTATGAAACACTAGAAGGTGATGAAGTTATAAAATTCTTATTAGAGAAATGTATTACATTCTTTGATGAATATAACTATAAATCATATAAGGAGCTGTTTAAAAATGGCAACTAA